In Dyadobacter sp. CECT 9275, the following proteins share a genomic window:
- a CDS encoding ABC transporter ATP-binding protein, whose protein sequence is MNSNISIKAHKLTKQFGDFVATNEITFEVYSGEIFGFLGANGAGKTTAMRMLCGLSRPSSGTASVAGFDIYRQPEEIKKNIGYMSQKFSLYEDLTVLENIRFFGGIYGLRNIEIKHKGEKLIAELGLESETKKLVGSLPLGWKQKLSFSVAVLHDPQIVFLDEPTGGVDPVTRRQFWDLIYAAADRGVTIFVTTHYMDEAEYCNRISIMVDGKIEALDSPVNLKNKYGVQSMDEVFYQLARGAKRGDH, encoded by the coding sequence ATGAATAGTAATATATCGATCAAAGCACACAAGCTTACCAAACAGTTTGGCGATTTTGTGGCTACAAACGAGATCACTTTTGAGGTTTATTCCGGGGAGATTTTTGGGTTTTTGGGGGCAAACGGGGCAGGAAAAACCACTGCCATGCGAATGTTGTGCGGCTTGTCCAGGCCGTCCTCCGGAACAGCTTCAGTGGCAGGATTTGATATATACCGGCAACCGGAAGAGATCAAGAAAAATATCGGGTACATGAGCCAGAAATTTTCGCTTTATGAAGACCTCACTGTTCTTGAAAATATCAGGTTTTTCGGAGGTATATATGGTCTGCGTAATATTGAAATCAAGCATAAGGGAGAAAAACTGATTGCCGAGCTGGGGCTGGAAAGTGAAACGAAAAAGCTGGTCGGCTCGCTTCCGCTGGGCTGGAAACAAAAGTTGTCGTTTTCGGTGGCAGTACTCCATGATCCGCAAATAGTTTTTCTGGATGAGCCCACAGGTGGGGTTGATCCGGTTACGCGCCGTCAGTTCTGGGATCTCATCTACGCCGCCGCAGACCGCGGAGTAACCATTTTTGTAACCACACATTATATGGACGAGGCCGAATACTGCAACAGAATTTCTATCATGGTTGATGGTAAAATTGAAGCCCTGGATTCTCCGGTAAATCTGAAAAACAAGTATGGCGTACAATCCATGGATGAGGTGTTTTATCAACTGGCGAGAGGCGCGAAACGCGGCGATCATTAA
- a CDS encoding ABC transporter permease, producing the protein MTTRKGLLVQMNAFIVKEFYHVFRDKKSLLLLFGLPIVQIVLFGFALTNEIKNSKIAILDYSRDEASIQIIGRITASRYFELEKSLSHPHQLEASFKEGKIKMAMVIPANFNKELLHLHKAAIQIIADGSDPNTANTLTNYLTNIIQEYQVEISGGAVPGYRIQPEIRMLYNPQLKGAPNFVPGVMSLVLLLICVMMTSISIVREKELGTMEILLVSPFQPILVILSKAVPYLLLSLINLIVILLLSVFALELPINGSVLLLFAVSTLYIVTSLSLGLLISTVTASQQAAMLISLMGMMLPTMLFTGFMFPIENMPWPLQMISRIVPSRYYYVIVKAIMIKGLGLAYIWKETLILFGMTVFLLSVSLRKFRIRLE; encoded by the coding sequence ATGACAACAAGGAAGGGACTTCTTGTTCAAATGAATGCTTTTATCGTAAAAGAGTTTTATCATGTTTTCCGTGATAAAAAATCTTTGCTGCTTCTTTTCGGTTTGCCAATTGTACAGATCGTGCTGTTCGGTTTTGCGCTAACCAACGAAATTAAAAATTCTAAAATAGCAATTCTCGATTATTCCAGGGATGAAGCGTCTATACAGATCATCGGGCGTATCACTGCCAGCAGGTATTTCGAGTTGGAAAAATCGTTGTCACATCCCCACCAGCTTGAAGCGTCATTCAAGGAAGGCAAGATCAAAATGGCAATGGTTATTCCGGCCAATTTTAATAAAGAGCTGTTGCACCTTCACAAGGCTGCCATACAGATTATTGCGGATGGCTCAGACCCCAATACGGCCAATACCCTGACCAACTACCTGACCAATATTATTCAGGAATACCAGGTGGAAATATCCGGTGGGGCGGTACCTGGCTATCGTATACAGCCGGAAATCAGGATGTTATATAACCCGCAGCTTAAGGGTGCGCCCAATTTTGTTCCTGGGGTAATGTCGCTGGTACTGTTGCTAATCTGCGTAATGATGACGTCCATTTCAATCGTAAGAGAGAAGGAGCTGGGAACCATGGAAATACTATTGGTTTCCCCCTTTCAGCCGATATTGGTTATCTTATCCAAAGCGGTACCCTATTTGCTGCTGTCGCTGATCAACCTGATCGTCATTCTGCTGTTGAGTGTATTTGCGCTGGAATTGCCCATCAATGGCAGTGTGCTCTTATTATTTGCAGTGAGCACCCTGTACATTGTTACCTCGCTTTCACTGGGGTTGCTCATATCCACTGTAACTGCTTCGCAGCAAGCAGCTATGCTGATTTCACTTATGGGGATGATGTTGCCTACTATGCTTTTTACAGGCTTTATGTTCCCGATTGAAAATATGCCCTGGCCGCTTCAGATGATATCCAGGATCGTTCCGTCCAGGTACTATTACGTGATCGTAAAAGCGATTATGATCAAAGGCTTAGGGTTGGCTTACATCTGGAAAGAGACTTTGATCCTATTCGGAATGACGGTTTTCCTGCTGTCTGTCAGTCTGAGAAAGTTCAGGATCAGGCTCGAATAG
- a CDS encoding ABC transporter permease — protein sequence MRTILFLLEKEFRQVFRNKAMLPMLFAMPLIQLLLLPLAADYEVKNINIAVADHDHSTYSQKLVSKVIASGYFRLVGFTGSFQEAAQLVETDAADIILEIPAGFERNLVRENAQKLFIAVNAINGTKANVGGAYLTRIIADFNSDVNVEWLNPQRFNPQPVIEVTSSNWFNPHMNYNFFMVPGILAILVTMIGGYMAALNIVKEKEIGTIEQINVTPIRKHHFILGKLIPFWVMGMFIFSFGLFVIARMVYHIIPEGSILLLYTFLALYLFAILGFGLLVSTYCDTQQQAMSVAFFFVMIFLLMSGLFTSIDSMPAWAKVIAYLNPVTYFIDVMRSVVLKGSGFAELKFHFLKIIAFAIVLNSWAVLNYRKSS from the coding sequence ATGAGAACCATATTATTTTTATTAGAAAAGGAATTCAGGCAGGTGTTTCGCAACAAGGCCATGTTACCCATGCTTTTTGCAATGCCTTTGATACAGCTTTTGCTCTTGCCCCTGGCAGCAGACTATGAAGTGAAAAATATCAATATTGCCGTAGCAGACCACGATCATTCCACCTATTCACAGAAACTGGTATCCAAGGTCATTGCTTCGGGTTATTTCAGGCTGGTGGGTTTCACCGGATCTTTTCAGGAGGCAGCGCAGCTGGTGGAGACGGATGCCGCTGATATTATTCTGGAAATTCCGGCCGGCTTTGAGCGCAACCTGGTACGGGAAAATGCCCAGAAGCTTTTTATTGCCGTGAATGCCATCAATGGTACCAAGGCAAATGTGGGCGGGGCATATCTGACCAGGATCATAGCCGATTTTAATAGTGATGTAAATGTTGAATGGCTTAATCCACAGCGGTTTAATCCTCAGCCGGTGATAGAGGTCACATCTTCCAACTGGTTCAATCCTCACATGAACTACAATTTCTTTATGGTGCCGGGTATCCTCGCGATCCTGGTTACGATGATTGGCGGCTATATGGCGGCTCTCAATATTGTCAAGGAAAAGGAAATTGGTACCATTGAACAAATCAACGTTACGCCCATCAGGAAACACCATTTTATATTGGGGAAACTCATTCCATTCTGGGTAATGGGGATGTTTATCTTTTCCTTCGGTCTGTTTGTAATTGCAAGGATGGTTTATCATATCATTCCGGAGGGCAGCATACTGTTACTTTATACTTTTCTGGCCTTGTATCTTTTTGCCATTCTGGGGTTCGGATTATTGGTTTCTACCTACTGTGATACCCAGCAGCAGGCTATGTCGGTAGCATTTTTCTTTGTCATGATTTTCTTGCTGATGAGCGGCTTGTTTACTTCCATTGACAGCATGCCTGCATGGGCCAAGGTAATTGCTTATCTAAATCCGGTAACGTATTTTATCGATGTCATGCGGAGTGTGGTACTAAAAGGGAGCGGTTTCGCCGAGCTCAAATTTCATTTTCTCAAAATCATAGCTTTTGCAATAGTCCTTAATTCCTGGGCCGTTCTCAATTACCGGAAATCTTCCTGA
- a CDS encoding TolC family protein has translation MKSTLLAILFIAFATKSFPQTAGITIEACYDLAAEHYPMVKQKDLIAKAASYSIENAQKGYLPQLSLLGQATYQSEVTSVPIKVPGIDIPKLPKDQYKIYAEASQTLYDGGVIRKQKELATANAEFEKANVTTELYKLRERINQLYFGILLIDKQLIQIQLRKDDIEAGLARTNGAIANGTAFKSNADVFRAELLMADQAATEQAALRKSYLDMLGLFIGKALDSTATLIEPAATTTLSTLVIRPEMDAFELRKKTYAVQEQMIFARNRPKFSLFAQAGYGRPGLNMLNSEFAFYGLGGIRFSWPVSGLYTLKGERQLIRNNQAMVDVQRETFLFNTSFAVSQENSEQHKLTELMKTDDEIIRLRANIKNTGRAQLENGVKLPADYIRDVNAESQARQNLMFHQIQLLYSQYRMKTTLGQR, from the coding sequence ATGAAAAGTACATTACTGGCTATTTTGTTCATAGCCTTTGCAACGAAATCGTTCCCGCAAACGGCAGGTATCACGATTGAAGCCTGTTATGACTTGGCAGCAGAACATTACCCGATGGTGAAACAGAAGGATCTGATCGCGAAGGCGGCATCTTACTCCATTGAGAATGCGCAAAAGGGGTACTTGCCCCAGCTGAGCCTGCTCGGGCAGGCAACGTACCAGTCTGAGGTGACCAGCGTTCCTATTAAGGTCCCGGGGATTGATATTCCAAAACTACCGAAGGATCAGTACAAGATTTATGCCGAAGCCTCACAGACCTTGTATGATGGAGGAGTAATCAGGAAACAGAAAGAACTGGCAACCGCAAACGCTGAGTTTGAAAAAGCGAATGTAACAACAGAGTTATACAAGCTGCGTGAAAGAATTAATCAGTTGTATTTTGGTATATTGCTGATTGATAAGCAATTGATTCAGATACAGTTAAGGAAAGATGATATAGAGGCTGGGCTGGCTCGTACAAACGGTGCAATCGCAAACGGAACGGCATTCAAAAGCAACGCGGATGTTTTCAGGGCAGAACTTCTAATGGCCGATCAGGCGGCAACAGAGCAGGCCGCACTGCGTAAATCATATCTGGACATGCTCGGGTTGTTCATTGGTAAAGCCCTGGATAGTACTGCAACACTTATTGAACCGGCCGCTACAACTACACTGAGCACATTGGTAATCCGGCCGGAAATGGATGCTTTTGAGCTTCGCAAAAAAACCTATGCGGTTCAGGAACAAATGATTTTTGCAAGAAACCGGCCGAAGTTCAGTCTTTTTGCCCAGGCTGGTTATGGGCGGCCGGGATTGAATATGCTTAATAGTGAATTTGCATTTTACGGTTTGGGAGGTATCCGGTTTAGCTGGCCGGTATCAGGGCTTTACACGCTGAAGGGAGAAAGGCAGCTGATCAGGAATAACCAGGCGATGGTGGATGTTCAAAGGGAAACATTTCTTTTTAATACCAGTTTTGCTGTGAGCCAGGAAAATTCGGAACAGCATAAACTGACCGAACTGATGAAGACCGATGATGAAATTATCCGGTTGCGGGCCAATATCAAAAATACCGGCAGGGCACAACTTGAAAATGGCGTGAAGCTGCCCGCAGATTATATCCGCGATGTCAACGCGGAAAGTCAGGCAAGGCAAAACCTGATGTTCCACCAGATTCAGTTGCTTTATTCACAATATAGAATGAAAACTACCCTGGGGCAACGTTGA
- a CDS encoding ABC transporter ATP-binding protein encodes MESAGQSDMGVTCESLTKTYHKGTLLAVDQVSLSIKKGELFGLIGPDGAGKTTLFRMLTTLLLPDSGTATVDGMDIVADFRAIRNAVGYMPGKFSLYQDLTVEENLNFFATLFNTTVSANFDLIKDIYVQIEPFKTRRAGKLSGGMKQKLALCCALIHKPTVLFLDEPTTGVDVVSRKEFWEMLKKLRVQGITILVSTPYMDEATLCDRIALMQQGRIMEINTPQEIIDAFPRKLYAVKADDIYQLLKDARLYPDTQSCFAFGEYLHLTFTEQGTEERFLDFVAKKGHESIIFRAVEPTIEDCFMELMSKMNS; translated from the coding sequence ATGGAATCAGCAGGTCAGTCGGATATGGGGGTTACTTGTGAATCATTAACCAAAACCTATCACAAGGGAACATTACTGGCGGTTGACCAGGTTTCTCTCAGTATAAAAAAGGGAGAACTGTTCGGGCTGATCGGGCCCGACGGAGCCGGTAAAACAACTCTCTTCAGGATGCTTACCACGCTGCTGCTGCCGGATTCCGGAACGGCCACAGTGGATGGAATGGATATCGTTGCTGACTTCAGGGCGATCAGGAATGCGGTAGGATATATGCCGGGAAAGTTCTCCTTGTACCAGGATCTGACGGTGGAGGAAAATCTTAATTTTTTTGCTACGCTTTTCAACACTACGGTAAGCGCCAATTTCGACTTGATCAAAGACATTTACGTCCAGATTGAGCCGTTTAAAACCCGCCGGGCAGGGAAGTTGTCTGGTGGGATGAAGCAAAAACTGGCGCTATGCTGCGCGCTGATACATAAACCAACGGTATTGTTTCTGGATGAGCCCACTACTGGTGTAGACGTAGTATCTCGAAAGGAATTTTGGGAAATGCTCAAAAAACTCAGAGTACAGGGTATCACCATACTGGTTTCAACACCCTATATGGATGAAGCTACGCTTTGCGACAGAATCGCGCTCATGCAGCAGGGACGGATTATGGAGATTAACACACCGCAGGAAATTATTGATGCTTTTCCCAGGAAGCTTTATGCGGTGAAAGCCGATGATATCTATCAGTTGCTGAAGGATGCCAGGCTGTATCCGGATACGCAGAGCTGCTTTGCATTCGGGGAGTATCTTCATCTCACTTTCACGGAACAAGGAACGGAAGAACGATTTCTTGACTTTGTTGCAAAAAAAGGACACGAGAGTATCATTTTCCGGGCGGTGGAGCCTACCATTGAAGATTGCTTTATGGAACTGATGAGTAAAATGAACTCGTAA
- a CDS encoding HlyD family secretion protein, translating into MKNKYLKHSGKCAGTWLVALILGTGLVSCNEKESTYDASGVFEAEETIISAEATGVITWLELEEGQMLPAGKEVGVIDTTQLYLRKKQLQAQYNAIGGKTPQIAKQTAAYKKQMALTESQINTLLIEKKRIENLLKVDAATPKQLDDINGQLDVLTKQLEVIRNQDIAQTSVLSTQTKSILSEGLPLQVQIEQVEDQLEKCHIINPVTGTVLSKYLEANEMAVPGKPIYKIADLSTLILRAYIAGNQLPQVRLNQKVKVLTDSGKGEYQTREGIVTWISSKAEFTPKTIQTKDERANMVYAVKVLVKNDGYLKIGMYGEIKF; encoded by the coding sequence ATGAAAAATAAATATTTAAAGCATTCAGGAAAATGCGCCGGAACATGGCTGGTCGCTCTAATTCTTGGGACCGGGCTGGTTTCGTGTAACGAAAAGGAAAGTACCTATGACGCTTCGGGGGTATTTGAGGCGGAGGAGACAATCATCTCCGCGGAGGCAACCGGGGTGATAACCTGGCTGGAACTTGAAGAGGGACAGATGCTACCGGCAGGGAAGGAGGTAGGTGTAATTGATACTACCCAATTGTACCTGAGGAAGAAACAATTGCAGGCACAGTACAATGCAATTGGCGGTAAGACCCCGCAGATTGCAAAGCAGACAGCTGCTTATAAAAAACAGATGGCGCTTACCGAAAGCCAGATCAATACACTTTTAATTGAAAAAAAGAGAATTGAAAACTTGCTGAAAGTGGATGCAGCCACACCCAAGCAGCTGGATGATATCAACGGGCAGCTGGACGTGCTCACCAAACAGCTGGAAGTGATCCGGAATCAGGATATAGCGCAGACTTCGGTGTTATCAACCCAGACCAAAAGTATTTTGAGCGAGGGGTTACCTTTGCAGGTACAGATAGAACAGGTGGAAGATCAGCTTGAGAAGTGCCATATCATTAATCCGGTAACCGGTACTGTTCTTTCCAAATATCTGGAAGCCAATGAAATGGCTGTTCCCGGCAAGCCAATTTATAAAATTGCTGATTTGTCGACGCTCATTCTCAGAGCGTATATTGCCGGTAATCAGTTGCCGCAGGTGAGGCTGAACCAGAAAGTGAAGGTATTAACAGATTCGGGAAAGGGTGAATATCAGACCCGGGAAGGTATCGTTACCTGGATCAGCAGCAAAGCCGAATTTACTCCCAAAACCATTCAGACCAAAGATGAGCGAGCCAATATGGTATACGCGGTGAAGGTACTGGTTAAAAATGATGGGTACCTGAAAATCGGGATGTACGGGGAAATTAAGTTCTGA
- a CDS encoding TetR/AcrR family transcriptional regulator, whose amino-acid sequence MKKEEKAKIDQSTEEKIKAAAYKLFTQKGYAATKTRDIAEEAGINLALLNYYFRSKEKLFELIMADNMKQFMFSVVSITNDDNTTYQEKIALIAETYIDMLIAQPDMPIFVLSEIRNDPSGLIKKMNFDDIILRSLFIRQLKSAVEGNEITPVDPLHIIMNILGMAVFPFIGSPVLKKIGGMSDESFNAMMRERKKLIPLWLHEMLRKKG is encoded by the coding sequence ATGAAGAAAGAGGAAAAGGCAAAAATTGACCAATCAACGGAAGAAAAAATAAAGGCTGCTGCATATAAACTGTTTACACAAAAAGGGTACGCAGCAACCAAAACGAGGGATATTGCAGAAGAAGCTGGTATAAATCTGGCCCTATTAAATTACTATTTCAGAAGCAAAGAGAAGCTCTTTGAGCTCATCATGGCGGATAACATGAAGCAATTCATGTTCAGTGTAGTGAGTATCACCAATGACGATAATACCACTTATCAGGAAAAGATAGCGCTGATTGCAGAAACCTACATTGATATGCTGATCGCACAGCCCGACATGCCGATTTTTGTATTGAGCGAAATCCGCAATGACCCGAGTGGTCTGATCAAAAAAATGAATTTTGATGACATTATCCTGAGATCACTCTTTATACGGCAACTCAAAAGCGCTGTTGAGGGTAATGAAATTACCCCTGTGGATCCGCTTCATATTATCATGAATATCTTGGGAATGGCCGTATTCCCGTTCATAGGGAGCCCGGTGCTGAAAAAAATAGGGGGAATGAGTGATGAAAGTTTTAATGCCATGATGCGGGAGCGTAAGAAACTCATCCCGCTCTGGCTTCATGAAATGCTGAGGAAGAAGGGTTAA
- the metH gene encoding methionine synthase: protein MTITQQYDIREILKSRILVLDGAMGTMIQRYKLEDHDYRGERFKDWAHDVKGNNDLLSLTRPDIIKEIHAAYFEAGADIAETNTFSGTSIAMADYGMEELVYELNYESARLAREVADEFTGKNPDKPRFVAGSIGPTNRTASLSPDVNNPGYRAISFDQLVEAYYEQIKGLTDGGCDVLLVETIFDTLNAKAALFAIDKFFSDAADGLVERLPAWRNQPGKALPIMISGTITDASGRTLSGQTTEAFLTSVSHLPLLSVGLNCALGADLMRPYVQILASHSPFFTSAHPNAGLPNEMGEYDESPEQMGEVIDGFLRDNLINIIGGCCGTTPDHIRVIADLAGKYNPRPIPQTEPILKLSGLEPMDITRATNYVNIGERCNVSGSKMFARLIRSGDYDAALSVARDQVENGAQVIDVNVDEGMIDGVVAMKTFLNLIAAEPDISRVPLMIDSSKWEVIEAGLKCVQGKAIVNSISLKEGEEKFKESARNVLRYGAAAVVMAFDEIGQADNLERRIEICSRAYRILVEEVGFPAQDIIFDPNILTVATGMEEHNNYAVDFIEATRWIKENLPHAKVSGGVSNVSFSFRGNEPVREAIHTAFLYHAVRAGMDMGIVNAGQLGIYDEIPKETLELVEDVLLNRRPDATDRLIAFAETIKDKGKVATGPDLTWRTLPVRERISHALVKGNADYIEEDVAECLPMFSRPLEVIEGPLMDGMSIVGDLFGDGKMFLPQVVKSARVMKKAVAYLQPFIEAEKQEGSSSAGKILLATVKGDVHDIGKNIVGVVLGCNNYEIIDLGVMVPTDKILAAALEHDVDIIGLSGLITPSLDEMVGVAKEMERRKMTMPLLIGGATTSRIHTAVKIDPNYSGAVIHVLDASRSVPVAGKLIQSDASQAQVLADIKTEYAKLREDHAKKGGEKAYHGIEKARLNKAKIDWNNFSPVKPQFLGTRIYDDYDLSDIARYIDWTPFFQTWQLHGKYPKIFEDKVVGEEASRLFEDAAVLLGEIIRDKTLKAKAVIGFWPANAIEDDILLHHFEEETREVPCERHGSHQHIEYKISRAEAENINAGELLADNLVVLHHLRQQSQKAQNLPNYCLSDFVAPLESGHTDYIGGFAVTAGIGIEALLEKYEKDHDDYNNIMVKALADRLVEALAELMHERVRKELWGYDRNESLSNEELIKESYRGIRPAPGYPACPDHTEKRMLFDLLGAEELGITLTESFAMYPASSVSGWYFSHPESRYFPVGKVYKDQVSDYAKRKNMPLEEIEKWLSPVLGY, encoded by the coding sequence ATGACAATAACACAGCAATACGATATCCGTGAGATTTTGAAGAGCCGTATTCTGGTTCTGGATGGTGCCATGGGTACTATGATACAGCGATATAAACTGGAAGACCATGATTATCGCGGAGAACGTTTTAAGGACTGGGCACATGATGTTAAAGGTAATAATGACCTGCTTTCCCTCACGCGGCCTGACATCATAAAGGAAATCCACGCCGCTTATTTTGAAGCTGGTGCGGATATTGCTGAAACCAATACCTTTTCAGGAACTTCCATTGCCATGGCCGATTATGGTATGGAGGAACTGGTGTACGAGCTCAATTATGAGTCGGCCCGGCTGGCAAGGGAAGTGGCAGACGAGTTCACCGGGAAAAACCCGGATAAACCCAGGTTTGTAGCAGGGTCCATAGGCCCCACTAACCGGACCGCTTCCCTTTCGCCGGATGTGAATAATCCCGGCTATCGGGCCATCAGTTTTGATCAGCTGGTTGAAGCTTATTATGAACAGATCAAGGGGCTTACCGACGGAGGCTGCGATGTGCTTCTGGTTGAAACCATTTTTGATACCCTCAACGCCAAAGCTGCACTTTTTGCAATTGACAAATTCTTTAGTGATGCGGCCGATGGTTTGGTTGAGCGTCTTCCGGCCTGGCGGAATCAGCCGGGGAAGGCGTTACCGATCATGATATCCGGAACCATTACAGATGCTTCCGGACGGACACTTTCCGGGCAGACAACGGAGGCTTTTCTGACTTCAGTTTCTCATCTACCGTTATTGTCCGTGGGCTTGAACTGTGCTCTGGGGGCTGACCTGATGCGCCCCTATGTGCAGATACTGGCATCACATTCGCCTTTCTTCACATCTGCGCATCCCAATGCCGGGTTACCCAATGAAATGGGGGAGTATGACGAGTCGCCCGAACAGATGGGGGAGGTGATCGACGGATTTTTAAGAGATAACCTGATCAATATTATAGGTGGATGCTGCGGCACTACACCGGACCATATCAGAGTGATCGCAGACCTGGCCGGGAAATATAATCCGAGGCCGATACCTCAGACGGAGCCGATCCTGAAACTCTCCGGCCTGGAACCGATGGATATTACCCGGGCTACCAATTATGTCAATATCGGGGAACGTTGTAATGTATCCGGCTCCAAAATGTTTGCACGGTTGATCCGTTCCGGTGATTATGATGCAGCGCTGTCCGTAGCGCGCGACCAGGTTGAAAATGGTGCGCAGGTTATTGACGTGAACGTGGATGAAGGCATGATTGATGGCGTGGTGGCTATGAAAACCTTTCTGAATCTGATTGCAGCCGAGCCCGACATTTCACGTGTTCCGCTCATGATAGATTCTTCAAAATGGGAAGTAATTGAAGCAGGCCTGAAATGTGTGCAGGGAAAGGCAATCGTGAACTCGATTTCACTGAAAGAAGGCGAAGAAAAGTTTAAAGAATCGGCAAGAAATGTACTTCGTTACGGAGCCGCTGCCGTTGTAATGGCTTTTGACGAAATAGGACAGGCTGATAACCTGGAACGCAGAATTGAAATATGCTCACGGGCTTACCGGATACTGGTGGAGGAGGTGGGTTTCCCTGCACAGGATATCATTTTTGACCCTAACATCCTGACCGTTGCAACAGGTATGGAAGAGCATAATAATTATGCTGTAGATTTCATTGAGGCAACCCGCTGGATCAAAGAAAACCTTCCGCATGCAAAAGTATCGGGTGGAGTATCCAACGTTTCTTTCAGTTTCCGGGGTAACGAACCCGTACGTGAAGCCATCCATACCGCATTTTTATACCACGCCGTACGGGCCGGAATGGACATGGGAATTGTGAATGCAGGACAATTGGGTATTTATGACGAAATTCCGAAAGAGACCCTGGAACTGGTGGAGGATGTGTTGCTCAACCGTCGCCCCGATGCCACCGACCGGCTCATCGCCTTTGCTGAAACCATCAAGGATAAAGGAAAAGTAGCAACGGGCCCCGACCTCACCTGGCGTACCCTGCCGGTGAGAGAGCGGATCAGCCATGCCCTTGTAAAGGGTAATGCAGATTATATTGAAGAAGACGTTGCCGAATGCCTGCCCATGTTTTCCCGGCCGCTGGAGGTGATCGAAGGGCCTCTGATGGATGGTATGAGTATCGTAGGAGATTTGTTTGGTGACGGAAAAATGTTTTTGCCGCAGGTAGTGAAGTCGGCCCGTGTGATGAAAAAGGCAGTGGCTTATCTCCAGCCTTTTATTGAAGCGGAAAAACAGGAGGGGTCTTCATCAGCAGGTAAAATTTTGCTGGCTACAGTGAAAGGAGACGTGCATGATATTGGCAAAAATATTGTGGGAGTGGTTTTGGGCTGTAATAATTATGAAATCATAGACCTTGGCGTGATGGTACCAACAGATAAGATCCTGGCCGCCGCCCTTGAGCATGATGTGGATATCATTGGCCTTTCAGGCCTGATCACCCCTTCTCTGGATGAAATGGTGGGCGTTGCGAAGGAAATGGAACGCAGGAAAATGACCATGCCACTACTGATCGGCGGTGCGACTACATCGAGGATTCACACAGCTGTAAAAATAGATCCCAATTATTCCGGTGCTGTCATTCATGTACTGGATGCCTCCAGGTCTGTACCTGTGGCCGGGAAGCTTATCCAGAGTGATGCGAGCCAGGCTCAGGTGCTGGCGGACATCAAAACTGAATATGCCAAGCTGAGAGAAGACCATGCCAAAAAGGGAGGAGAAAAAGCATATCACGGTATTGAAAAGGCCAGGTTGAATAAAGCCAAAATAGACTGGAATAATTTCAGTCCTGTGAAACCACAATTTTTGGGCACCAGGATATATGATGATTACGATTTGAGCGATATTGCCAGATATATCGACTGGACGCCATTTTTCCAGACCTGGCAGCTGCATGGTAAATACCCTAAGATTTTCGAAGATAAAGTAGTGGGCGAGGAAGCTTCACGACTATTCGAAGATGCAGCAGTTCTCTTGGGGGAAATTATTCGGGACAAAACACTGAAAGCTAAAGCGGTGATCGGTTTTTGGCCAGCCAATGCCATTGAAGATGATATTCTCCTGCATCATTTTGAAGAAGAAACCCGTGAGGTACCTTGCGAGCGCCATGGCTCACACCAGCATATTGAATACAAGATCAGCAGAGCGGAAGCAGAAAATATAAATGCCGGTGAACTTCTGGCTGATAACCTGGTGGTACTTCATCACCTGCGTCAACAGAGCCAAAAAGCACAGAACCTGCCCAATTACTGCTTGTCGGACTTTGTGGCACCCCTAGAAAGCGGTCATACCGATTACATCGGGGGGTTTGCAGTGACCGCAGGGATTGGCATTGAGGCACTTCTTGAAAAATACGAGAAAGATCATGACGATTATAACAACATCATGGTAAAGGCTCTGGCCGATCGGCTTGTGGAGGCACTGGCAGAGTTGATGCATGAGAGGGTACGTAAGGAACTTTGGGGATACGACCGGAACGAATCGCTGAGTAACGAAGAGCTCATCAAAGAAAGTTACCGGGGGATCCGTCCGGCTCCGGGCTATCCTGCCTGTCCGGACCATACTGAAAAAAGGATGCTTTTTGACCTGCTCGGTGCGGAAGAGCTGGGTATTACGCTGACCGAGAGTTTCGCGATGTATCCTGCGAGTAGTGTCAGCGGATGGTATTTTTCTCATCCGGAAAGCCGTTACTTCCCCGTGGGCAAAGTGTACAAGGATCAGGTTTCGGATTATGCGAAACGAAAAAATATGCCGCTGGAAGAAATTGAAAAGTGGCTTTCCCCTGTCCTGGGATACTAA